The following are encoded in a window of Syngnathus scovelli strain Florida chromosome 4, RoL_Ssco_1.2, whole genome shotgun sequence genomic DNA:
- the LOC125967374 gene encoding RNA-binding protein, mRNA-processing factor 2a isoform X2, with the protein MSLKTDPEPNNNVSMEEEVRTLFVSGLPVDIKPRELYLLFRPFKGYEGSLIKLTSKQPVGFVTFDSRSGAEAAKNALNGIRFDPESPQTLRLEFAKANTKMAKSKLMATPNPTNIHPALGAHFIARDPYDLTGAALIPASPDAWTPYPLYTAELTPGLPHAAFTYPAAAAAAAALHAQMRWYPTPSDTSQPGWKSRQFC; encoded by the exons ATGAGCCtcaagacggacccggagcccaACAACAATGTCTCCATGGAGGAGGAG GTACGGACACTGTTTGTCAGCGGCCTACCAGTTGATATCAAACCACGAGAACTGTACCTTCTCTTCAGGCCATTCAAG GGTTATGAAGGGTCACTGATTAAGTTAACATCAAAACAG CCTGTCGGGTTTGTAACATTTGACAGTCGATCTGGAGCCGAAGCTGCAAAAAATGCTCTAAAT GGTATCCGTTTTGACCCCGAAAGCCCTCAGACCCTGCGCTTAGAGTTTGCTAAAGCCAACACGAAGATGGCAAAGAGTAAGCTGATGGCCACACCGAACCCCACAAATATCCACCCTGCTCTAGGAGCACACTTCATTGCACGGGACCCAT ATGACCTGACAGGGGCAGCACTGATCCCAGCCTCACCGGACGCGTGGACCCCTTACCCATTGTACACAGCAGAACTGACCCCTGGCCTCCCTCATGCGGCCTTCACTTATCCCGCGGCGGCCGCCGCTGCCGCAGCCCTCCACGCCCAG ATGCGCTGGTACCCAACTCCCTCAGACACTTCTCAGCCTGGATGGAAGTCCCGCCAGTTTTGTTAG
- the LOC125967374 gene encoding RNA-binding protein, mRNA-processing factor 2a isoform X1 produces MSLKTDPEPNNNVSMEEEVRTLFVSGLPVDIKPRELYLLFRPFKGYEGSLIKLTSKQPVGFVTFDSRSGAEAAKNALNGIRFDPESPQTLRLEFAKANTKMAKSKLMATPNPTNIHPALGAHFIARDPYDLTGAALIPASPDAWTPYPLYTAELTPGLPHAAFTYPAAAAAAAALHAQVRDQPMRWYPTPSDTSQPGWKSRQFC; encoded by the exons ATGAGCCtcaagacggacccggagcccaACAACAATGTCTCCATGGAGGAGGAG GTACGGACACTGTTTGTCAGCGGCCTACCAGTTGATATCAAACCACGAGAACTGTACCTTCTCTTCAGGCCATTCAAG GGTTATGAAGGGTCACTGATTAAGTTAACATCAAAACAG CCTGTCGGGTTTGTAACATTTGACAGTCGATCTGGAGCCGAAGCTGCAAAAAATGCTCTAAAT GGTATCCGTTTTGACCCCGAAAGCCCTCAGACCCTGCGCTTAGAGTTTGCTAAAGCCAACACGAAGATGGCAAAGAGTAAGCTGATGGCCACACCGAACCCCACAAATATCCACCCTGCTCTAGGAGCACACTTCATTGCACGGGACCCAT ATGACCTGACAGGGGCAGCACTGATCCCAGCCTCACCGGACGCGTGGACCCCTTACCCATTGTACACAGCAGAACTGACCCCTGGCCTCCCTCATGCGGCCTTCACTTATCCCGCGGCGGCCGCCGCTGCCGCAGCCCTCCACGCCCAGGTGAGGGACCAACCG ATGCGCTGGTACCCAACTCCCTCAGACACTTCTCAGCCTGGATGGAAGTCCCGCCAGTTTTGTTAG